In Streptomyces thermolilacinus SPC6, a single genomic region encodes these proteins:
- the fomD gene encoding cytidylyl-2-hydroxypropylphosphonate hydrolase — MTAETTGSAPEAGAAPQAQSVPAPGTQAAPVPAPGGAGTGAGAADRVRVPRWAPGDRILWRYRDNGDGHVHICRPVTVVQDTPDLLAVWMAPGTECVRPVLADGSPVYAEPLATRYTAPRTTALTRWAGMGVLKLARPQDPWSVWLFWDEGWEFRSWYVNLEAPRVRWSGGVDSEDHFLDISVYPDRSWLWRDEDEFAEAQRAGLMDAAQARRVREAGEAAVEVIRAWGPPFADGWENWRPDPGWPVPELPADWDHTPARMAP, encoded by the coding sequence ATGACAGCGGAGACGACAGGTTCGGCGCCGGAGGCCGGGGCGGCGCCGCAGGCACAGTCCGTACCGGCCCCGGGGACGCAGGCCGCCCCCGTACCGGCACCGGGCGGGGCCGGTACGGGCGCGGGTGCCGCCGATCGCGTCCGGGTGCCGCGCTGGGCGCCCGGTGACCGGATCCTGTGGCGCTACCGGGACAACGGCGACGGCCACGTCCACATCTGCCGCCCGGTGACCGTCGTCCAGGACACCCCGGACCTGCTGGCCGTCTGGATGGCCCCCGGCACCGAGTGCGTCAGGCCCGTGCTGGCGGACGGCAGCCCCGTGTACGCGGAGCCGCTGGCCACCCGCTACACCGCGCCCCGCACCACCGCCCTCACCCGGTGGGCCGGCATGGGCGTGCTGAAGCTGGCCCGGCCCCAGGACCCGTGGTCGGTGTGGCTGTTCTGGGACGAGGGCTGGGAGTTCCGCAGCTGGTACGTCAACCTGGAGGCGCCGCGCGTGCGGTGGTCCGGGGGCGTGGACTCCGAGGACCACTTCCTCGACATCTCCGTCTACCCGGACCGCAGCTGGCTGTGGCGGGACGAGGACGAGTTCGCGGAGGCCCAGCGCGCCGGGCTCATGGACGCGGCCCAGGCTCGGCGGGTGCGGGAGGCGGGCGAGGCGGCCGTGGAGGTGATCCGGGCGTGGGGCCCGCCGTTCGCGGACGGCTGGGAGAACTGGCGCCCCGACCCGGGCTGGCCCGTTCCCGAGCTGCCGGCCGACTGGGATCACACCCCGGCGCGCATGGCACCGTGA
- a CDS encoding SpoIIE family protein phosphatase → MTEHPTSHEGRQPLAARPQERTRPRQEAPGPADDAAVAAPPHGRPHPGTGPVPAQPGPAAPPDDPDGPRTANAARGASRTARSASATRRAAGAAHGDAQARARTDAEPERPATCGAPGGGAPAGAAARVPAQSDAPAGDGATGGGPAGSGPAGGGGAGGGGTAASAGVPQDPVGTARREGDRLRFVGAATRRIARGIDLDEIVLGLCRATVPTFADAILVYLRDPLPVGDERPVDPFVLRLRRADRLRLTEDDPGDLGLLPAGTAVAPDVEQSPAAELCEVRPGGHLAEVLRGVRPVFGDSAAARAALPELLGEGPSVPAGHRAILAPLRGRRRVIGAAVFLRRPDRAPFEPNDLLVAAQLATHTALGIDKAVLYGREAYIADELQRTMLPENLPQPTGVRLASRYLPAAETARVGGDWYDAIPLPGSRVALVVGDVMGHSMTSAAIMGQLRTTAQTLAGLDLPPQEVLHHLDEQAQRLGENRMATCLYAVYDPVAHRITIANAGHPPPILLHLGGRAEVLRVPPGAPIGVGGVDFEAVELDAPAGATLLLYTDGLVESRLRDVWTGIEQLRERLAATAQLTGPDHPPPLEALCDDVLDMLGPGDRDDDIALLAARFDGITPSDVAYWFLEPEDAAPGRARRLARRALARWGLEELNDSVELLVSEVVTNAVRYASRPVTLRLLRTDVLRCEVGDDSPQLPRQRRARDTDEGGRGLFLVNRLARRWGATRLSTGKVVWFELPTRS, encoded by the coding sequence GTGACGGAGCATCCCACCTCCCACGAAGGCAGGCAGCCGCTCGCTGCCCGGCCGCAGGAACGCACCCGGCCCCGGCAGGAGGCCCCCGGGCCCGCCGACGACGCCGCCGTGGCCGCGCCCCCGCACGGCAGGCCGCACCCCGGCACCGGTCCCGTACCGGCCCAGCCGGGACCCGCGGCGCCGCCGGACGACCCGGACGGGCCCCGCACCGCCAACGCGGCGCGCGGGGCGTCCCGTACGGCCAGGTCCGCGTCCGCCACCCGCAGGGCTGCGGGCGCCGCGCACGGCGACGCCCAGGCGAGGGCCCGTACGGACGCCGAGCCGGAACGTCCCGCCACATGCGGCGCCCCGGGCGGCGGCGCCCCGGCGGGTGCCGCCGCCCGCGTGCCCGCGCAGTCCGACGCGCCCGCGGGCGACGGCGCTACAGGTGGCGGCCCGGCGGGCAGTGGTCCCGCGGGGGGCGGCGGGGCCGGTGGTGGTGGCACGGCGGCCTCCGCCGGTGTGCCGCAGGACCCGGTGGGGACCGCGCGGCGCGAGGGCGACCGGCTGCGGTTCGTGGGCGCGGCGACGCGGCGGATCGCGCGCGGCATCGACCTGGACGAGATCGTGCTGGGGCTGTGCCGGGCGACCGTGCCGACGTTCGCCGACGCGATCCTGGTGTACCTGCGCGACCCGCTGCCGGTCGGCGACGAGCGGCCCGTGGACCCGTTCGTACTGCGGCTGCGCCGCGCGGACCGGCTGCGTTTAACGGAGGACGACCCCGGTGACCTGGGCCTGCTTCCCGCGGGGACGGCCGTGGCGCCGGACGTCGAGCAGAGCCCGGCGGCCGAGCTGTGCGAGGTCCGCCCCGGCGGGCACCTGGCGGAGGTGCTGCGCGGGGTGCGGCCGGTGTTCGGCGACTCCGCGGCCGCCCGCGCCGCGCTGCCGGAACTGCTCGGCGAGGGGCCTTCCGTACCCGCCGGGCACCGGGCGATCCTCGCGCCGCTGCGCGGCCGCCGCCGGGTGATCGGCGCCGCCGTGTTCCTGCGCCGCCCGGACCGCGCCCCGTTCGAGCCGAACGACCTGCTGGTGGCGGCGCAGCTGGCCACGCACACGGCGCTCGGCATCGACAAGGCGGTGCTGTACGGGCGGGAGGCGTACATCGCCGACGAACTGCAGCGGACGATGCTCCCGGAGAACCTGCCGCAGCCGACCGGGGTGCGGCTGGCGTCGCGGTACCTGCCGGCCGCGGAGACCGCGCGGGTCGGCGGCGACTGGTACGACGCGATCCCGCTGCCCGGCAGCCGGGTCGCGCTCGTCGTGGGCGACGTCATGGGCCACTCCATGACCTCGGCCGCGATCATGGGGCAGCTGCGGACGACGGCGCAGACCCTCGCCGGGCTCGACCTGCCGCCGCAGGAGGTCCTGCACCACCTGGACGAGCAGGCGCAGCGGCTCGGCGAGAACCGCATGGCGACCTGCCTGTACGCGGTGTACGACCCGGTAGCGCACCGCATCACCATCGCCAACGCGGGCCATCCGCCGCCGATACTCCTCCACCTGGGCGGCCGGGCGGAGGTGCTGCGGGTCCCGCCGGGCGCGCCGATCGGCGTCGGCGGCGTGGACTTCGAGGCGGTCGAGCTGGACGCCCCCGCGGGCGCGACGCTGCTGCTGTACACGGACGGTCTGGTCGAGTCCCGGCTGCGGGACGTGTGGACCGGGATCGAGCAGCTGCGGGAGCGGCTCGCGGCGACCGCGCAGCTCACGGGCCCGGACCATCCGCCGCCGCTGGAGGCGCTCTGCGACGACGTGCTCGACATGCTCGGGCCCGGCGACCGGGACGACGACATCGCGCTGCTGGCGGCCCGCTTCGACGGGATAACGCCGAGCGACGTGGCGTACTGGTTCCTGGAGCCGGAGGACGCGGCGCCGGGCCGGGCCCGCAGGCTGGCCCGCAGGGCGCTGGCCCGCTGGGGCCTGGAGGAGCTCAACGACTCGGTGGAGCTGCTGGTCAGCGAGGTCGTCACCAACGCCGTGCGGTACGCGTCGCGGCCGGTGACGCTGCGGCTGCTGCGCACCGACGTGCTGCGCTGCGAGGTGGGCGACGACTCGCCGCAGCTGCCGCGGCAGCGGCGGGCGCGGGACACCGACGAGGGCGGGCGCGGCCTGTTCCTGGTGAACCGGCTGGCGCGCCGGTGGGGTGCGACACGGCTGTCCACCGGGAAGGTCGTCTGGTTCGAGCTGCCGACGCGGTCCTGA
- a CDS encoding transglycosylase domain-containing protein: MGRGEARRSRQRGARREQGSRGGIRRFFTWRKLLGTFFVFCLLSMGGFYAVYLLVPVPTANAEAVLQSNVYKYSDGSILARSGKVNRSIVGLDKIPDPVEKAFVAAENKTFYEDSGVDFKGTARGVINTVTGKGKQGGSTITQQYVKNYYLDQSQTVSRKLKELVISLKVDQRKSKDEILAGYLNTSYYGRGAYGIQAAAQAYYGVDAGKLTVEQGAYLAALLQAPSQYDWTSATPTGRKLVTERWNYVLDNMVEERWLDPAERAGMDFPEPQAPRPAPGMEGQTGYLVAAANQELIRQGVPEEHITAGGWTITLTVDKKRQKELVEAVDEQLESKLDRDGDKVDSTVQAGATSVDPKTGHVVALYGGVGATEHWMSNATRRDYQPASTFKPLVLASALENASETQDGRRIGVNTVYDGTSRRPVEGSDTPFSPENEDDRSYGPVTVQRAMNKSINSVFAQMIVDVGPGKVKKTALDLGMKDSEAFVEAPAMSLGVMGASTWDMAGVYATLDNHGKKVTPSIVKSAEHKDRAVEPAEPIGPQVISRQTADTVTSVLTGVVKEGSGRAANTSAYQAAGKTGTSENNKSAWFAGYTPELATVVALFGEDAEKGTQVTLTGTANSGRANGGGFPARIWADYTLDALGGGSDARFDLDVLEVAGPEPEPSTSASESASPSASPSDEPDEPTSSPSSSAPTGGTPTSQSPTADEPTPPTQSPSSSASASPDPGGSGDPGTDPVTDPGFVNDKPRQ, from the coding sequence ATGGGCCGAGGGGAAGCGCGACGGTCCCGGCAGCGCGGGGCGCGCCGGGAACAGGGGAGTCGCGGAGGCATACGCCGCTTCTTCACTTGGCGGAAGCTGCTGGGCACGTTCTTCGTGTTCTGCCTGCTGTCGATGGGCGGCTTCTACGCCGTCTACCTGCTCGTACCGGTCCCCACCGCCAACGCCGAGGCGGTGCTCCAGAGCAACGTCTACAAGTACTCCGACGGTTCGATCCTCGCCCGCAGCGGCAAGGTCAACCGCTCCATCGTCGGCCTCGACAAGATCCCCGACCCGGTCGAGAAGGCCTTCGTCGCGGCGGAGAACAAGACCTTCTACGAGGACTCCGGCGTCGACTTCAAGGGCACCGCCCGCGGCGTGATCAACACGGTCACCGGCAAGGGCAAGCAGGGCGGCTCGACCATCACCCAGCAGTACGTCAAGAACTACTACCTGGACCAGAGCCAGACCGTCTCCCGCAAGCTCAAGGAGCTGGTGATCTCCCTCAAGGTGGACCAGCGCAAGAGCAAGGACGAGATCCTCGCCGGGTACCTCAACACCAGCTACTACGGCCGCGGCGCCTACGGCATCCAGGCAGCCGCGCAGGCGTACTACGGCGTCGACGCCGGAAAGCTGACCGTCGAGCAGGGCGCCTACCTCGCCGCGCTGCTCCAGGCGCCCAGCCAGTACGACTGGACGTCCGCGACGCCCACCGGCCGCAAGCTGGTCACCGAGCGCTGGAACTACGTCCTGGACAACATGGTCGAGGAGAGGTGGCTCGACCCGGCCGAGCGCGCCGGCATGGACTTCCCCGAGCCGCAGGCGCCCAGGCCCGCCCCCGGCATGGAGGGCCAGACCGGCTACCTGGTCGCCGCCGCCAACCAGGAGCTGATCCGCCAGGGCGTCCCCGAGGAGCACATCACCGCGGGCGGCTGGACGATCACCCTCACCGTCGACAAGAAGCGCCAGAAGGAGCTCGTCGAGGCCGTCGACGAGCAGCTGGAGAGCAAGCTCGACCGCGACGGCGACAAGGTGGACTCCACCGTCCAGGCGGGCGCGACCTCCGTCGATCCGAAGACGGGGCACGTCGTCGCCCTGTACGGCGGCGTCGGCGCGACCGAGCACTGGATGTCCAACGCCACGCGCCGCGACTACCAGCCGGCCTCCACGTTCAAGCCGCTCGTCCTCGCCTCCGCCCTGGAGAACGCCTCGGAGACGCAGGACGGCCGCCGGATCGGCGTCAACACGGTGTACGACGGCACCAGCCGCCGTCCCGTCGAGGGCAGCGACACCCCGTTCTCCCCGGAGAACGAGGACGACCGCAGCTACGGCCCGGTCACCGTCCAGCGCGCCATGAACAAGTCGATCAACTCGGTGTTCGCGCAGATGATCGTGGACGTCGGCCCGGGCAAGGTGAAGAAGACCGCCCTCGACCTCGGCATGAAGGACAGCGAGGCGTTCGTGGAGGCGCCCGCGATGTCGCTGGGCGTCATGGGCGCCTCCACCTGGGACATGGCCGGGGTGTACGCCACGCTCGACAACCACGGCAAGAAGGTCACACCGTCGATCGTGAAGTCCGCGGAGCACAAGGACCGCGCGGTCGAGCCCGCCGAGCCGATCGGCCCGCAGGTCATCAGCCGCCAGACCGCCGACACGGTCACCTCCGTCCTGACCGGCGTCGTCAAGGAGGGCTCCGGCCGCGCCGCGAACACCTCCGCGTACCAGGCGGCGGGCAAGACCGGTACGTCGGAGAACAACAAGTCCGCGTGGTTCGCCGGGTACACGCCCGAACTGGCAACCGTCGTCGCCCTGTTCGGCGAGGACGCCGAGAAGGGCACCCAGGTCACGCTGACCGGCACCGCCAACTCGGGCCGCGCCAACGGCGGCGGCTTCCCCGCCCGCATCTGGGCCGACTACACGCTGGACGCCCTCGGCGGCGGCTCCGACGCGCGGTTCGACCTGGACGTCCTGGAGGTCGCGGGGCCCGAGCCGGAGCCCAGCACCTCGGCCTCCGAGAGCGCGTCGCCGTCCGCTTCGCCGAGCGACGAGCCGGACGAGCCGACGAGCTCGCCGTCCTCCAGCGCGCCGACCGGTGGTACGCCGACCTCGCAGAGCCCGACGGCCGACGAGCCGACCCCACCCACGCAGTCCCCGTCGTCCTCCGCGTCGGCGAGTCCCGATCCGGGCGGCAGCGGCGACCCGGGCACGGACCCGGTCACGGACCCCGGCTTCGTCAACGACAAGCCCAGGCAGTAA
- a CDS encoding SPFH domain-containing protein yields MSKTTGASTAPVAGAATGAAGSVAAEAARPRVREFTAYSVGGGVALLSGLVGLAAGVCLVVAGTAVPEDTSTAARAGLIALGVVVGLGALFAMCGLNMVAPGEARVVQLFGRYRGTVRTDGLRWVNPLTSRVAISTRVRNHETAVMKVNDAYGNPIELAAVVVWRVEDTAQAMFEVDDFEQFVSTQTEAAVRHIAIEYPYDAHDEEGLSLRGNAEEITEKLAAELHARVEAAGVRVIESRFTHLAYAPEIASAMLQRQQAGAMVAARQKIVEGAVGMVELALDRIAERDIVELDPERKAAMVSNLMVVLCGDRSAQPIVNTGTLYQ; encoded by the coding sequence ATGTCCAAGACGACGGGTGCGAGCACGGCCCCGGTCGCGGGTGCGGCCACGGGGGCCGCGGGTTCGGTGGCCGCGGAGGCGGCGCGTCCGCGGGTGCGGGAGTTCACGGCGTACAGCGTGGGCGGGGGTGTCGCGCTGCTGTCCGGCCTGGTCGGGCTTGCGGCGGGGGTGTGCCTCGTCGTCGCGGGGACGGCGGTCCCGGAGGACACGTCGACGGCCGCGCGGGCCGGTCTGATCGCGCTGGGGGTCGTGGTGGGCCTCGGGGCGCTGTTCGCGATGTGCGGGCTGAACATGGTGGCGCCCGGCGAGGCGCGGGTGGTGCAGCTGTTCGGGCGGTACCGGGGCACGGTCCGCACGGACGGGCTGCGCTGGGTGAACCCGCTGACGTCCCGGGTGGCGATCTCGACGCGCGTGCGGAACCACGAGACGGCCGTCATGAAGGTCAACGACGCGTACGGCAACCCGATCGAGCTGGCCGCGGTCGTCGTGTGGCGGGTGGAGGACACGGCGCAGGCCATGTTCGAGGTGGACGACTTCGAGCAGTTCGTCTCCACGCAGACGGAGGCGGCGGTCCGGCACATCGCGATCGAGTACCCGTACGACGCGCACGACGAGGAGGGCCTGTCGCTGCGCGGCAACGCCGAGGAGATCACCGAGAAGCTCGCGGCGGAGCTCCACGCGCGCGTGGAGGCGGCGGGTGTCCGCGTCATCGAGTCGCGCTTCACGCACCTCGCGTACGCTCCGGAGATCGCCTCGGCGATGCTCCAGCGGCAGCAGGCCGGTGCCATGGTGGCGGCCCGGCAGAAGATCGTGGAGGGCGCGGTCGGCATGGTCGAGCTGGCCCTGGACCGGATCGCGGAGCGCGACATAGTGGAACTGGACCCGGAGCGGAAGGCGGCCATGGTCTCCAACCTGATGGTGGTGCTGTGCGGTGACCGCTCGGCCCAGCCGATCGTCAACACGGGCACGCTCTACCAGTGA
- a CDS encoding endonuclease/exonuclease/phosphatase family protein encodes MRGVGWGRDARGRSAWTRGRVVAGAAALVAWLIVFHATVPDLPGRPGSLLETFLPWLGLAVPVLVGAALVRRSATALLAALLPLMAWGGHFGVLLLPGPGERHDLTVVQHNVSDENPDPAGTARALAAARPDLIALQEVTREALPAYRAALSAQYPHHEVRGTVGLWSAHPLTDVRALDIRPHGVDEGWRRGLRATAATSRGEVAVYVAHLPSVRLTARHGFDAARRDESAELLGAALAAERLDRVVLLGDLNGTVDDRGLRPLTSRLDTAGTGLAFSWPASAPLARIDQVLARGSEVTHVWTLPPTGSDHLPVAARLVHG; translated from the coding sequence GTGCGGGGGGTCGGATGGGGGCGGGACGCCCGGGGGCGGTCGGCCTGGACGCGCGGGCGCGTCGTGGCGGGGGCCGCCGCGCTCGTCGCCTGGCTGATCGTCTTCCACGCGACCGTGCCCGATCTGCCCGGGCGCCCGGGAAGCCTGCTGGAGACGTTCCTGCCGTGGCTGGGGCTGGCCGTGCCGGTGCTCGTGGGCGCCGCGCTCGTGCGGCGCTCGGCCACCGCGCTGCTCGCGGCGCTGCTGCCGCTGATGGCCTGGGGCGGGCACTTCGGGGTGCTGCTGCTGCCCGGCCCCGGCGAACGGCACGACCTCACGGTGGTCCAGCACAACGTCAGCGACGAGAACCCCGACCCTGCCGGTACGGCACGCGCGCTGGCGGCCGCACGCCCGGACCTGATAGCCCTCCAGGAGGTCACACGGGAGGCGCTGCCCGCGTACCGGGCGGCGCTCTCGGCCCAATACCCGCACCACGAGGTGCGCGGCACGGTCGGCCTCTGGTCGGCGCACCCCCTCACCGACGTGCGCGCCCTGGACATCCGGCCGCACGGCGTGGACGAGGGGTGGCGGCGCGGACTGCGGGCCACGGCGGCCACCTCGCGCGGTGAGGTCGCCGTGTACGTGGCGCACCTGCCGTCCGTACGGCTCACCGCGCGGCACGGTTTCGACGCGGCCCGCCGGGACGAGAGCGCGGAGCTGCTGGGCGCCGCCCTCGCCGCCGAACGGCTGGACCGGGTGGTGCTGCTCGGCGACCTCAACGGCACGGTGGACGACCGGGGGCTGCGGCCCCTGACCTCGCGCCTCGACACGGCGGGCACGGGGCTGGCGTTCAGCTGGCCCGCGTCGGCGCCGCTCGCCCGTATCGACCAGGTCCTGGCCCGCGGCAGCGAGGTCACCCACGTCTGGACACTGCCCCCGACCGGCTCCGACCACCTGCCGGTCGCCGCCCGCCTCGTCCACGGGTAG
- a CDS encoding hydrogen peroxide-inducible genes activator has product MVSPAQSAHNSAQKGKQPSLAQLRAFAAVAEHLHFRDAAAAIGMSQPALSGAVSALEEALGVQLLERTTRKVLLSPAGERLAVRAKAVLDAVGELLEEAEAVRAPFTGVLRLGVIPTVAPYLLPTVLRLVHGRYPDLDLQVHEEQTYSLLEGLASGRLDVLLLAVPLGVPGITELPLFDEDFVLVTPDDHPLGGRTDIPRDALRELHLLLLDEGHCLRDQALDICREAGRTDGAAVTTTAAGLSTLVQLVAGGLGVTLLPRTAVKVETGRNPSLVTGHFADPAPSRRVALAMRTGAARAAEFQELAEALRGALASLPVRVLSADAR; this is encoded by the coding sequence GTGGTCTCCCCCGCACAGTCCGCACATAATTCCGCACAAAAGGGTAAACAGCCGAGTCTGGCGCAGCTCCGGGCGTTCGCCGCGGTCGCCGAACATCTCCACTTCCGGGACGCCGCCGCCGCCATAGGCATGAGCCAGCCCGCGCTCTCGGGCGCGGTTTCGGCTCTCGAAGAGGCACTCGGTGTCCAGCTCCTTGAGCGTACGACGCGTAAGGTGCTGCTCTCACCGGCGGGGGAGCGGCTCGCGGTCCGCGCCAAGGCGGTGCTGGACGCGGTCGGGGAGCTGCTGGAGGAGGCGGAGGCCGTACGGGCTCCGTTCACGGGCGTGCTGCGGCTCGGGGTGATCCCGACGGTCGCGCCCTATCTGCTGCCGACGGTCCTGCGGCTGGTCCACGGCCGGTACCCGGACCTGGACCTCCAGGTCCACGAGGAGCAGACGTACTCGCTGCTGGAGGGGCTGGCGTCCGGGCGGCTCGACGTGCTGCTCCTCGCGGTGCCGCTGGGCGTGCCGGGTATCACGGAGCTGCCGCTGTTCGACGAGGACTTCGTGCTGGTCACGCCCGACGACCATCCGCTGGGCGGCCGTACCGACATCCCGCGCGACGCCCTGCGGGAGCTGCATCTGCTGCTGCTGGACGAGGGGCACTGCCTGCGCGACCAGGCCCTCGACATCTGCCGGGAGGCCGGGCGCACGGACGGCGCGGCGGTCACCACGACGGCGGCGGGTCTCTCGACGCTGGTGCAGCTGGTCGCGGGCGGGCTTGGCGTGACGCTGCTGCCGCGTACGGCGGTGAAGGTCGAGACCGGGCGCAACCCGAGCCTGGTGACGGGCCACTTCGCGGACCCGGCCCCGTCGCGCCGGGTCGCCCTCGCGATGCGCACGGGAGCGGCCAGGGCGGCCGAGTTCCAGGAGCTCGCCGAGGCCCTGCGCGGCGCCCTGGCGTCACTGCCGGTACGGGTGCTGTCGGCGGACGCCCGGTAG
- a CDS encoding peroxiredoxin, with product MLTVGDQFPTYDLTACVSLESGKEFAQIDHKSYEGKWRVVFFWPKDFTFVCPTEIAAFGKLNDEFADRDAQILGVSGDSEFVHHAWRKDHADLRDLPFPMLADSKHELMQACGVEGEDGFAQRAVFIVDPNNEIQFAMVTAGSVGRNPKEVLRVLDALQTDELCPCNWTKGEDTLDPVKLLAGE from the coding sequence GTGCTCACTGTCGGTGACCAGTTCCCCACGTACGACCTGACCGCCTGTGTGTCGCTCGAGAGCGGCAAGGAGTTCGCGCAGATCGACCACAAGTCCTACGAGGGCAAGTGGCGCGTGGTGTTCTTCTGGCCGAAGGACTTCACCTTCGTGTGCCCGACCGAGATCGCCGCGTTCGGCAAGCTGAACGACGAGTTCGCGGACCGCGACGCCCAGATCCTCGGCGTCTCGGGCGACTCGGAGTTCGTCCACCACGCCTGGCGCAAGGACCACGCCGACCTGCGTGACCTGCCCTTCCCGATGCTCGCCGACTCCAAGCACGAGCTGATGCAGGCGTGCGGCGTCGAGGGCGAGGACGGCTTCGCGCAGCGCGCCGTCTTCATCGTCGACCCGAACAACGAGATCCAGTTCGCCATGGTGACCGCCGGCTCCGTGGGCCGTAACCCCAAGGAGGTCCTGCGGGTCCTGGACGCCCTCCAGACCGACGAGCTGTGCCCCTGCAACTGGACCAAGGGCGAGGACACCCTCGACCCGGTCAAGCTGCTGGCCGGCGAGTAA
- a CDS encoding alkyl hydroperoxide reductase, which translates to MSLDALKSAIPDYAKDLKLNLGSVIGNSDLPQQQLWGTVLACAIASRSPKVLAELEPEARENLKPEAYEAAKSAAAIMAMNNVFYRTRHLLSDPEYGTMRAGLRMNVIGNPGVEKVDFELWSLAVSAINGCGQCLDSHEQVLRKAGMERDTIQEAFKIAAVIQAVGATLDAEAVLSAAE; encoded by the coding sequence ATGTCTCTTGACGCCCTGAAGTCCGCCATCCCGGACTACGCGAAGGACCTGAAGCTGAACCTCGGCTCGGTCATCGGCAACAGCGACCTCCCGCAGCAGCAGCTGTGGGGCACCGTCCTGGCGTGCGCGATCGCCTCGCGCTCCCCGAAGGTGCTGGCGGAGCTGGAGCCGGAGGCGAGGGAGAACCTCAAGCCCGAGGCGTACGAGGCGGCCAAGTCGGCCGCCGCCATCATGGCGATGAACAACGTCTTCTACCGGACGCGTCACCTCCTCTCCGACCCGGAGTACGGCACGATGCGCGCCGGTCTGCGGATGAACGTCATCGGCAACCCGGGCGTGGAGAAGGTCGACTTCGAGCTGTGGTCGCTCGCGGTCTCCGCGATCAACGGCTGCGGCCAGTGCCTCGACTCGCACGAGCAGGTGCTGCGCAAGGCGGGTATGGAGCGCGACACGATCCAGGAGGCGTTCAAGATCGCCGCGGTCATCCAGGCGGTCGGCGCGACGCTGGACGCGGAAGCGGTCCTGTCCGCCGCCGAGTAA
- a CDS encoding AI-2E family transporter: protein MSRVPGWLGRLGAGLSRMGQRLEERRAQAEAEAEAETDAAIGVPPSGALPGKPSAAAPGPTDASGAVPADSPGPGIVPAPPAYAPAVAARPDPAAAVPWGMRVAAEAGWRLLVLAGTLWVVMKVISAVQLVVLAFVAALLITALLQPTVSRLKGLGLPRGLATALTAVTGFVIMGLVGWFVVWQVMDNLGNVSARVRDGIEELKRWALDSPFHVTESQINEIAENLSDTIGTNTEEITSAGLTGVTVMVEVMTGILLAMFSTLFLLYDGKKVWQWFLKLVPAQARPGVAGAGPRAWRTLTAYVRGTVIVALIDAIFIGLGIYFLDVPLAVPLGVFIFLFAFIPLVGAVISGALAVVVALVTNGVFTALMVLLVVLAVQQIEGHVLQPFILGRAVRVHPLAVVLAVAAGGLVAGIGGAVVAVPLVAVTNTVVGFLRAYSEEQVLRRLATVPAVGPPPGGTVTGGGAPGGAATGGQERPDTE from the coding sequence ATGTCGAGAGTGCCAGGGTGGCTCGGCCGGCTGGGTGCCGGACTGAGCCGGATGGGACAGCGGCTGGAGGAGCGCCGCGCACAGGCGGAGGCGGAGGCGGAGGCGGAGACCGACGCCGCGATCGGCGTACCCCCCTCCGGCGCCCTGCCGGGCAAGCCGTCCGCCGCGGCACCGGGCCCCACGGACGCCTCCGGGGCGGTGCCCGCGGACAGTCCAGGGCCCGGCATCGTGCCCGCGCCCCCCGCGTACGCGCCCGCCGTCGCCGCCCGCCCCGACCCCGCGGCCGCCGTCCCCTGGGGGATGCGCGTCGCCGCCGAGGCGGGCTGGCGGCTGCTCGTCCTCGCCGGGACGCTGTGGGTGGTCATGAAGGTCATCAGCGCGGTGCAGCTGGTCGTGCTCGCCTTCGTCGCCGCGCTCCTCATCACCGCCCTGCTCCAGCCGACCGTCAGCCGGCTGAAGGGGCTCGGGCTGCCGCGCGGGCTCGCCACGGCCCTCACCGCCGTCACCGGCTTCGTCATCATGGGCCTCGTCGGCTGGTTCGTCGTCTGGCAGGTCATGGACAACCTCGGCAACGTCTCCGCGCGCGTGCGGGACGGCATCGAGGAGCTGAAGCGCTGGGCGCTCGACAGCCCGTTCCATGTGACCGAGAGTCAGATCAACGAGATCGCGGAGAACCTCAGCGACACGATCGGCACCAACACCGAGGAGATCACCTCCGCCGGTCTCACCGGCGTCACCGTCATGGTCGAGGTGATGACCGGGATACTGCTCGCGATGTTCTCCACCCTCTTCCTGCTCTACGACGGGAAGAAGGTCTGGCAGTGGTTCCTCAAGCTGGTGCCCGCCCAGGCACGCCCCGGCGTCGCGGGCGCGGGGCCGCGCGCCTGGCGCACCCTCACCGCGTATGTGCGCGGCACGGTCATCGTCGCGCTGATCGACGCCATCTTCATCGGGCTCGGCATCTACTTCCTCGACGTGCCGCTCGCCGTCCCGCTCGGCGTGTTCATCTTCCTGTTCGCCTTCATCCCGCTGGTCGGCGCGGTGATCTCCGGCGCCCTCGCGGTGGTCGTCGCGCTCGTCACCAACGGCGTGTTCACGGCGCTGATGGTCCTCCTCGTGGTGCTCGCCGTGCAGCAGATCGAGGGGCACGTCCTCCAGCCGTTCATCCTCGGCCGGGCCGTGCGGGTGCATCCGCTGGCCGTCGTGCTGGCCGTCGCCGCGGGCGGGCTCGTCGCGGGCATCGGCGGCGCCGTCGTGGCCGTCCCCCTGGTCGCCGTCACCAACACGGTCGTCGGCTTCCTGCGCGCGTACAGCGAGGAGCAGGTCCTGCGCCGCCTCGCCACCGTCCCGGCGGTCGGACCCCCGCCGGGCGGGACCGTGACCGGGGGAGGCGCACCGGGCGGAGCCGCGACCGGCGGGCAAGAGCGGCCGGATACCGAGTGA